From Ignavibacterium sp.:
ACGGTTGTAAAATGAAATACTTCCGAAGAGAAAAACCTGAAGACGCAATTAAAGCTTTGGTAGAACAAATTAAGAAAGGTTATCCCTGTATTCTGAGTGTTGATAACTGGGAACATTGGCTGACCGTTGTAAATTATCAGCATAGAAAATTCATTGTAACTGACAGCTCACTTGATAAAGTAATCACTATCTACACACCCAATCAATTAGTCAAAAGATGGAAATATTATGATGAAGATGCCGATGATGTTAGCTATGATGGTTATGCAATAATTCCCCAATACAAAGTTACAACCAAAGCAAACTTCTCGCTTGAGGCTGCAAGATTTGTTATGGATTCACGTAATCAGGAACTAGCGAAAAAGTGGGATAAATACTTTAACGATTTGATTTCTATTTGTCATCCAAGACATGCCAACACTACTCATCTAATTTCATTCAAAGACTTTTTAAGAAGATATGAAAAACTACTAATCAAGCAGGTTGCATATTGGCATGGTTCTCCGACTTTGAGAGAGCTGAAAAAAATTCTGAGTAACTTTCAGTTTATGGCTGAGGTCTATGATCTTGTGATTCACGCTGACGAACAAAAGAAAGCTCTCATTGACCTTGCTTCGATTCTGATGATGTATGCTTGTGGTAAATATGGAATGGATGAGATTTACTGAAATAAGTTTAAGTTTAAGTTAAAGTTAAAGTTAAAGTTAAAGTTTAGGTTTAAGATTAAGTTGAAAAGGTAGAGATTTTAAGATAAAAAGTAAGATTAAGTGTAAGAGTAAATCATTTGGAGACTCAATATGAAAAGAAATCCGATAATTCTAAAAAAAGAATCAACAGCACTTTTAATAATTGATTTACAGGAGAAGATTCTTCCTGTTATACGAAATGTTGATTCGGTAATTGAAAACACTCTTAAATTGATTAAAGGTTTCAAAGAGCTTCAGCTCCCGATTTATTTCACCGAACAATATCCCAAAGGACTTGGACCAACATCACAAAAAATTTTATCAGAGCTTGAAGGTTATTCAGCAATTCAGAAAATGAGCTTTAGTTGTTTCGGTGCGGAAGAATTATTTAACGAACTTAAATCAAAAAAACTTCATCAGATAGTTATTGCCGGAGTTGAATCTCATGTTTGTGTGCAGCAGACTGTACTTGATTTACTCGCAAATGATTTTCAGG
This genomic window contains:
- a CDS encoding hydrolase → MKRNPIILKKESTALLIIDLQEKILPVIRNVDSVIENTLKLIKGFKELQLPIYFTEQYPKGLGPTSQKILSELEGYSAIQKMSFSCFGAEELFNELKSKKLHQIVIAGVESHVCVQQTVLDLLANDFQVNVAADAVSSRREFDFMIALDRMRTLGAEITTSESILFELLEVCGTPEFKAISKIVK